The following DNA comes from Cheilinus undulatus linkage group 4, ASM1832078v1, whole genome shotgun sequence.
CTGGATCGTGATGTCAGACTGTAATAATTTGAACACAACTTTATAAGGTTGAGGAGACctttctctgttgttttcttcCAACTACGCAGTGCAGAGAGTTTACTCTTATTTTGTTGTGTTCTGTTAGAAACCTTCGctacattttttctgttttgcttcaCCTTTAACCAACATCATCTTTCATTTCCCCCTTCAGCTTGAAGACAAGACACTGTTCCATGAAGAGTTTGTCCACTACATGAAGTATGCCATGATCGTGTATAAACGTGAGCCTGCCGTGGAAAATGTAATTGAGTTTGTTGCACGGTTTGCCACAAGTTTTCAGTCTGCACCTAAAgcagaagaggaagagcaggaggaggaggaggatgtagATGTTGAGGATGATCATCCTTTTCTGAGTTTCATCTTCAACTTCTTGTTGGAGgtataaacatttttacattagcATAAATTGTGCACACAAGTTTCAGTAAATTAAAAGACACTGATTTACTTTCTGTGCTACCTAGCAACAATAACCTATTGTTTGAACCTATGGATGCCTGACAGCAAACCTTCTTTCTGGAGTGATGCATTGTccatttttcctttcttctcAGTCTCATAAAGCCAACAGCCATGCGGTGCGTTTCCGTGTGTGCCAGCTCATTAATAAGCTGCTGGGCAGTATGGCAGAGAACGCCCAGATAGATGACGACCTCTTTGATCGTATTCACCAAGCCATGCTGGTTCGTGTCACTGACAAGTTCCCCAATGTGAGAATTCAGGCTGCTTTGGCCATGACCCGTCTACAACAGCCAAAGGATCCTGACTGTCCAACCATCaatggtttgtttttttctttcagtcttttAGTATATTTGATAGATTTAGATTCATTGTTTCAACTAGTGTAAGACCAATTTGATTGGTGACAGCCCGTGTGTGTTTGGTTGTTGTGACCCTCTCTAACCAGGACCTTTTTAAAGCGTCAAAAATGGAATTTTAAATTTGGTTTTAAATTTCTATCTTTACGATAAGTCCACCAACTGCCTAATGCTCTGTTTTGCCCTCTGTTCAGCGTACATGTTGATTCTGGAAAATGATGCCAATGCTGAAGTGAGACGTGCCGTTCTTTCCTGCATTGCTATGTCCCCTCGCACCCTCCCCAGAGTCCTCAAACGCACTCGGGATATCAAAGAGAATGTCCGCAAACTAGCCTACCAGGTACAGCTAAATTATTTAGTgtaaaattctaaaaataaataacttggAATCACCATATACATTGATAACAAAGAAGTTGCTGTATTAATGTGAGTGACTTGCTCTGTTGACCTGAAGTCTTGGATGTCTTTTTTCTTAAGGTTCTGGCCGACAAAGTTCATATCAAAGCTTTGAGCATCGCACAGAGAGTAAGTCTACTGCAGCAGGGTCTACGTGACACTTCAGGTAATACTGATTTAGTTCATGTGTGTGTCTCTATGTAAAAAGATTCTCAATGAAGGCTTGACCTGGTAGTTTATgtcatgaaatataaaaaagtaaGATTAAAATCATCCATAGTAATTTATTATACCCCGAAAAATCTTGGAAAGTTTCGATTCGTCCACTCAGCAACTGCAAAGTCTTTCATTTTGCGTGTTGCAAGTGTAAAATCTTACACTGGTGCTGTtaaaacttttaatgtttttaaatatttatgcatgGAAATGACTGTCACCAGCAATCAATTAAAGAAATTAGTTtgtgaatgtttgtttttgactcACTCACTGTGTGTCTGGGACTGGCCGTCTGTGCTGTAGAAGCGGTAAGGGATGTGGTGATTTCCCGTCTGCTGCCATCTTGGCTGCTTCGACTTGATGGTAACATCATAGAGCTGCTCCACAGACTCGACGTGGAAAACTGTGCCGAAACAGCTCTGAACACACTTAAAGCCATTTTCAAAGGAACGCCTGATGAAGAACTGCTGCAGAACAGAGTTCAACTTGACAACAGGTACATTCAGCCTTCAACTGTCCTGCTCTTATGTCTTATTTAATGAATAAAACCGTAAgatgatttgttttgtttttgtaacagGAAGCTGATTCCTTTGGACTCTCTGACCTGTGAGAGTGTACTTTACTGGAGAGCTCTGTGCGAGTTCATCAAAGCTAAGGGAAATGATGGCGATGAAATGTTGGAGCAAGTGATGTCAGATGCTGCAACATATGCTGACTACCTCTATGggtgagagaaaagaaaaatcactgGATTTCATTTTGGACTGAATGTTTTACCGTATCGCACAGTATATTCAGGCTTTACACAGTATATTTTCTTGAAGTTTAGGATTTGGTTCAACATATTTCAAATTTGTCATAAACCATAGTCAAATACCCATATGGATACTTACACTGTATCTTTGcagagttttttgttttagtttggaCTAGACATTTAGAAATCCCTTTCTATGCCCTTTCAGTGTAAATAATCTGGAATAAACCAAGCACTGTCTCTTCAATGTAAAACCaaattcaaaacacaaaatttgatGTTTTGCACATGCAAAAATAGACCTAGACAAATGAAATTAATTTCCTACTAAACTTCGCTAAAAGGTTTTTCTAACAGGTATTTAACAATACCATGTGATGCAATAAGAAAGAAGAAATATgggctgttttttaatttgataagtCAAAAATTTTATAAACCGAATATAGCAATACGTATCTTTGTGAGTATGGCACTATAATATAGTTTTAAACATTGAATTCAGTTCTTTTTGTTCTAGTTAAACAACTTAGTGCCAACTAAGTTGGATTCTGTTCTTAAGAGGCTCTAAGTTTGGAAGATATTTCCTTTAAACTGGTTAGTACAGTGTACTGAAATCTCAAAAACtatgaatgtattttttctttcccatgtCATTTACAATGTAAAAGCACCAAGGGATATTTTAATGTCTAGTTCAAACAAGAAGACAGATTACAAGCAAACTTGTTTCAGTGTTGACCACTGTTTGAAGACGGACTTTAATCACTATTACTTGTCTATTCATACATAATTGAGTGCATAACAAAGCCACTATGTGATGCTTTGAATttgtaaacaaagacaaaatgcaGTGCAAATAACAACCATTTTATTACTCAGGTGTCTAAGGGCAGGACTGGTGTTCTCAAAGGAGCCCTCTCTGTATGTAACAGTGTGCCCTATCTCTGCTTGAGTTCAAATTAACCTGGActattacatttaaatgtatagCAGCGAGATCCAGCACAAATAGAAGAAAAGAAGTATATGCCAAGAACTCTTATTGgcttttttaaatacacagggcttaacattatttttgttttgctcaccagccactgTGGCTAGTAGATTTCCAGAAGTGCTGGCTTCTCTaaatttccactagccacactTTTCTTGTTTGAAATAACATTGTATAAGATTAAGGTGTGTACTGCACCTCCAACTTTAAACcgttttttttctcatccaccctgaagaaaacacagattGACCACCAGAGTTTGTGGTCTAtttaaagtgggcaaaagtctggcactattattattttatggGAAAATAGACCCCTTGATGTGCAAAACAGTTCAGAAACAGTGGCGCTAATAGCTGAGCCCAGTTAGAATAATGTGCAGGATGTGTCACTGATAACCTGCCTGCCAAAGTGGCTAGTAGGAGTCATTGCACTGCCTACCACGGCTGAAATCCGCCTGCATTTGGTTGGGTTGCAggtgttaatgtcaagccctgaatATATCAATAATTTGGTTTTGATCAATTTAATTTGCAACCTCTAagacaggggtcatcaacttcatttgtacaagggccagcttatGTCTATGCAGATGCTGTGGGGGCCGGACTGTTAAATGacctaaataaaagaaatacttctgtcaaaataattttattttctttgaaatgtaccttattttttagcatttatcAGTATACCCAGGCACTATTACCTATACTGAAGCAAGCCACaaggggcgattgagatatttaaggtacatacagtcatggacgaaagtattgacacccctggaattttttcagaaacacaccatttctcccggaaattgttgcaatttcaaatgtttttggtatacatgtgtttattgcctttatgtgcattggagcaacacaaaaaaaagaaaagaagaaaaaagacaaaattgacataattttacacagaactcaaaaaatgggccttttgatttgtttctcaggcagtgaaaaataaattctCAACCTCCCAGAACTTTTTTAATGTATGCAGGAATCTACTACTTCAATCAAGAAGTGTATGTGTTtgtcatgcatcatatttattAATATTGGTTAATAAtagttggatttttgtaaaactgatcaaacattatGGGTCCACTAGAATAGTCCTTTTTGCTTAGGAGGGttcctaaaaaatgaaaataatttatcatttgTAATCTAAAATCTCCTCAAAAGTAAGAGCtcaaaaatgatagaaatgatGATGTccaatttttatttgaaaagacCACCATGTATCACTGTTTTAGCGGTTGCTTTTCCATAATAAATGAATGATGCGTTAAATCTGCTTAAACAGGGCAGCATGCTTTATGCTCATTAAATACACCTTTTTGtgaattgtgattaattgcagaGACATACATATCCATCTGTGGCTAAGAAAAAGCTAATGCTACTGTAGCTTTGCTAATATGCAGTGGTGTCCTGGGCTTAATCACATTAAATTTGCAGCATTGTATTTGATTTTGGTTAAGGTGTCACAGGTATCACTGATTCTGGTATCTGGTGAGAGCCATTGATAATGGACTGTACTCTCAGAGCTATTCTTGAATAGGACTCTTTGCTGTTTTAGATACCTGAAGTCAGTACCTGTGCTGTCAGAGGAACAGAGGGCTGACTTTAACCAGCTGGAGCTTGTTATGACCAAGGAGTTCATCTCACAACAGCTCATCCATCTGATTGGATGTCTGGACACTAATGAGGAGGGAGGCAGGTAAGAGAGGAAACTTCtttgtttgtaaaatgagaaaatagATGGTTGGGGAAAAATTCTACAGTTAAGacacaggaaaataaaataactttgaATGCACAGCATGTAAAAAATGACCACCAgaggggctctcaaccaaaacaataacacaatatgacAAGTACAGACCAGCACTTCCCAGATGAGATCAtctaaacccatttctgctgtttactacttgttttgaattgaagaCTGTTCAGTCAAAACAGCACCTCATAAgatgtatttactaaacagaaaactggGGGCAGGGGTTTATGTGCGTTGTGATGCTTCAAGCTCACGTGCAATCTGGGACCGCTTCCAGCATGAACCTGGAAGtgcctttttaagtccagttcTCCTTCATTATAAGAAAtgtataaatgaaaacaaaacaatggtTTTCTGTTAAGTAAATGTACCCCATGAGGTGCCAGTTTACTGAACGGTCCTCCTTCAGAACAAGAAATGGTTTTAAGAAGAAGGCCGTGGAGGTGGGCGGAGCTGAGCAGCGCTGGACTGGTCTTAACTCACTGGAGATGCTGAGTGTGGGCGGGTTCCATATTAAAGAGGTTAATTTAGGTGATTGAGCTCACAAACTTTGTCAGCCatcatgacatgacatgtcCCATTACAATTATGATAATATATAACATAggaattgtatttttttttcaattaatctAGATATTTCAGTGCTTTAAGTAAATTAAAGGGACCATCAAATGTATGGTTTAAGGTTGTCAAATATATTCACtattcatactttttttttctcgaAATGATAcaatctctgtttttaaagatacaTATCCAAAGCAGGGAAATTTCAAAACCATATCTACTTCATAGGTAAATTCTGTAGGAGAGGAATGactcaaacaaaaactgaaacattgTCAATGTTTTCGTTTACAACTGCCTGCAATtttgaataattaaaaaagaaagttatttgCCGGTAACTGGTTCCCAAGACTTATACTTTTGTTCAGTGAATGTCAATAAAGGCCCATATTATCCTGTTGACACTGGGCTGTATGTAAATAATGAAGCTTGAACTGATGCCAGTAGAAAATATTGatctttgtgtttatttaatgtTGGCATTAAGCACATGTAACTACCGTTTCAGAGAAGAGTATTTTATTGAGTAGAAGAGGTGATGTATGGGACAAATTCTAAACTGATTtgatggtcaaacatgagaggaaATATTAACACAGTggaatttttaatttaaacatcagtattacCCGTGATGGGTGCATctctgtttttgtcatggatCAAAACTGTTAtcaatatcatttttatttttacaataaacAATATTGAGGTTTgtattctggtattgtgacaacccaAATCTAGTGAGACATTTGTTGTTCCACCACTTTTGTTTGAAAATCAGATGTCATTATTGTCTTTAAATCTGCAAATTTGAGCTTTTTGTTTGTAAAAAGGCATAAGAGCCTTATTTAggtttgttaaaaaacatttaatcttatCATTAGGAGTTGTGGTGTTACAATTCAGActtggtttgttttttataattatAGAAAGAGAGTGTTGGCGGTTCTGCAGGAGATGTTGGCTTCTCCACAGACTCCTTCTTCCTTGGTCTCTCTTCTCACAGAAAAGCTTCTTAATCTCATTCCTGATGACAACAGATGCATACAGACCGTAAGTTAAATTCACTCCTTAATCAGAACTTGGTCACTAATTTGAATTAAGCTGAAATTTATTTCAATATTCCTTTGCCTCTAACCATGCCCCTCACAAATTCAGTTGACTGAGCAGTTTaagaaaaatgaagacatttaACACTAAGTTATTTATCAGTGTTTTCACTTGCATGCACTGCTGAAGAATCAATTTATCAAATTCTTCTACACTACTAAATCTTTTCTGTTTGTGACTTTAGACTTTTATCCAACAGGATCATTAAAACAGAGATGTATGTCATAATAAACTTGCTCTGTATTGGACAGGTGGCAGAAATCATCTCAGATGTGAGGGAGCCCATCATGGAGGCCAGTGTGCCTGTAGATGAGAACGAGAGCCGACGGCAGCAGGTCCAGGTGAGGAACTCGGCCAACAGAGAGCACCACAAAGCAATTAGACTCAGTTATCTGTTCCAATTACCCTGCTGCTTTTTTGGACGGATGAAGAAACCACGTATTTGGCACAatgtgactttgtttctctttgGCAGGGAATTTTAATTTATCACAGGGCAGCATGGAGAACCTTCACTCTTTTTATGATGCAAATAATTAACACAGCAATATTAAAAGTTAGTTAATGctgaaatggaaaaattatCAAACCATTATCTTTTGAGGTAAAGTGATTTCTGTATTTCTGTGCTCTCTTTGTATTCTCTCAGTCTGACTATTCATCCATCTCTCTGTACCTTCAGCTGCCAGATGGTTAGTTTTTGGAGCCAATGCGTGTTTTTAGCAAGTGGAGTGGAAGGAGCATATTATGTATGCTAACTGAACTCTGCCTGGTGTATCTGGGTCCAGTGGCTACCCTTTAGAATCAGTTTTTACTAATCCTATTGACTTTGTGAAAGGTAGCATCTTTCTATGCTGGCAGCTGTGAGTTCTGGTAGAACTTTcagcttttctctttttttccctttccaaAACAAGGACTGAACGGCTGTAATCTCTTGAAGGCCAAACAGCTGTCAGGGAAGTCAGTTGTAACCAGATGTTTTGCTTTCATTCTACCTTTGTGCCCACCAAGTAGTATACACTCTAGAGCAGTTGTTCTCAAATGATTTGGCAAGGCACTCTGGTGTGAGTTTAGGCTAGTCTTGGTGAGCCATgtgaatttgtacaaccatatgtTATTGCTGCATTTACATAATGACTAAAGTTTCTGTGACGtgttttcaaggtttttttttttttgtagggaTATAGatgtggtgtgccttgagattttggcttgatgtTAGGTGTGCCTTcggcaaaaaaaaggttgaaaaccactgctctagaggcTTCTAACCTGTCCCAAACCCTCAGctgttcttgtttttgtgtCGATAGAGGTGTAGTAGCCATAAATAATGCTCCTTGAGTATATTTGATAGGGATTGGCTCCCATGTCCCCAGCTTAATTTGCTTCTCTCCTCCACTCTAGCTTGCAGAGGTGAAGGTGCGTATCATGGAGGCTAAACAAACCCTGGAGGACTGTATCACAGCCCAGGACTTCAGCCGTGCTGCAGAGCTGAAGGACTCCATCACAGAGCTCGAAAATCGCAGGAACAACATCATCAAAGAGATCGCAGAGAGTAACCAGCCAGCTGACAAGGATGTTCGCACTGAGAAGGTAAAGACAGGAAGCATCAATCCTGTGCTTAAAAATGGGTTTTTGTCTAATTGTACCTTTCCATAGTAGAGATTTGCCTTCCTAGAGTTAAAATGCAAAAGAGGGcttttaagtttgttttctgtgtttcagaATGACCCTGAGACTCTTCTGAGGTGTCTCACAATGTGTGCAGAGCTGCTGAAGCAGATGAACATCAAGACAAGGATTGGTCCAACCCTAGGGGCTTTAATGTCCTCTCTGGTAGAGACCCACACTACACAGTTTATCCCATTTTCACTCATGATACAAGACATGTAAATACAGCAATGCACATTTTTCCCCTCTAAGAATGATTATATTCTCAGTGTCACCCTAATGCATTCACTGTGAATACCACATTACCTGAAAAGTACAGAAAATCTTTTAAATGGCGTGTCCAGAGAATTCAGATTCTTTATTTCTTGTCATTACATGTTTTCAATATTTATCAGGGTGTGCTGTGAagtcaatattaattgtttgtgttttttgtccaCCTCTGTCAGATCCTGCCCAGTATAGCAAGTGCTCACCCAGCTGTCCGTAACACAGCTGTGGTGTGTTTGGGAACTTGCACACTGCACAGCAAGGAGCTGGCTAAAACCCACATGGtcctgctgctgcaggtaaTGCCACACATGTGCATTTGATCTACCtgaaattcaaatgtttttgttttttctgttcagtcattttaaaggtcTCTGCTGCTGAGATTTGTGCCTGTACATGAAAAGGACAATGAGTGAATCTGAAGTGCTTAAGTCttttttgaggattttattGTTGCGCCCTCTGGAGGTATCCTCCGGTTACATGCATCACTTTAGGCAAGAACACTCATGATTAGGGGTGCagcgattgcaattttctggccgatcaccgatctttaaaaagcctgacctgccgattctgATTTTGGCCGATACTGAATTtgtttataactgacagcatacaccttcaatgttccaatcttattttattaaaaaacattgaacaatacccatgAAACAGTACAAAAtggttgttttaactgcacgtgaggtagttctctcaaataaaaatgaaaagctcagagcattgctgtccaaactactaaattatatcagttcctttagtctctcatttttcacattttagtaggtagaggtaaaaaaaaaaaaagatcggGGGATAAGATTGGTTTCATATGGAAGTGCCGATCCCTGATCCCCCAGGATTAAGGAAATTGGCGCCAATTCCGATTTTGGCcaatcgatcggtgcacccctactcATGATGCACTTGTACGCATTAACACAAGGTGAAAAAGCAGGTATATCTTTGGTCTAACTCACTTTTACAGACACATCTACCATGTGGCATTGTTTACATGCATTAAAAGAATATCTAGAGAAAACAGTCTTGTTGCTGATAGTCTCATTTCTTTTGTTGGTCATATAAAGGTACCAGTATTGATGTTAGTCTGCTTTATCAGTTCAAAACTCACGGAAGCTTTATATAATTTCAAACCTTCATTAAATAAAGGTAATCCAAAGATCTGAGCCTCATTTACAGTATAATTACTTTTTAATAGCCTGTCTATGCcggtatgtgtgtgtttgtagatTGCCCAGTTGGATGAGATAAAGATCCGTATCAGCGCTCTGCGCGCCATTGTCGacctcctgctgctgtttggctTCCAGCTGCTCTCTGACACAGCTACCCCTCAGATGGCCCCGTCGTCCCAGTCCCCAGATAGACAGGAGGAGGATGCACCCGTGAGTGATGAAAAGGGAGATGTCCCAGAAGACACTGCGCAGAGTATAATCGTGATGCTCTCAGAGTTCCTGGACAGTGAGGTGAGGAGGACATAATTGCATCCGAAATAACATGtgtatgcaaatttttttttttaatgggaaaCGGCTAGAGaccagtttaaaaaataatctgctCATCTATCTATCACTTTCAGGTGTCTGATCTGCGCACAGAGACGGCCGAGGGTCTGGCCAAACTGATGTACACTGGCCGTATGTCCAGTGCCAAGATGTTTTCTCGTCTGGTGTTGCTGTGGTACAATCCTGTTACTGAGGATGACACCCGACTACGGCACTGCCTCGGCGTCTTCTTCCAGCTCTACGCCCGGGAAAGCAGgtctcactcacacacacgaTAAGCTATGTGATAATCTTGATGTGTTTTCACTGTTTCCCTCTTCTTTAATTATCAGTATGATAATTGGCCTCAGTTGAGTCATTAGTTTAAACTAATATGTTTATCTTTGTGTGCTAGGGTCCATCAGGAGGTTGTGGAAGAGAGTTTCCTGCCGACTGTTCGGACTTTAATGAATGCCCCAGCCACCTCTCCACTTGCTGAGGTGGATATTAACAATGTAGTCGAGCTGCTTGTGGAGCTGACCTGTCCAAGTGCACTTATTAAACCCCCAACCAATACAGAGGTAAGAGAGTTCTGTGGACTCATCAGGTCCTCACTGATCAATCTGGTGGTTTTATTTTGGGATGCCTTATTAGAGTTTCTATTTTACTTCACATTACAGTGCTTTCTTTGAACAAATACTTATGAATTTGCATAGCAAATTTAGAGTAATTTATGTTTACTGCTCAGATTCAGTTTATGTTTCAACATTTACAGCCTAAATTCTCATTAGTTGGTTCGCAATTTCCAACACACATACTCaagcaagcaagcaagcaaATTGAGTGTTCTGAGTGTACATGTCTGCAGGAGGTGTGCGTCCATGACTACTTGGCTGTACGCATGTGTGGTGAGATGCTGAAGGACCCCACTGCTCCTGAAGTACGTCTTTATGCCAAGACTCTCAGCAACTTGGAGCTCAGCAGAGATGAGACAGTCAGAAAAGATCTGCAGACGCTGCTGCAAGAGCTTGTACAGGTAGATACACCGTTCATA
Coding sequences within:
- the ncapg gene encoding condensin complex subunit 3; this translates as MTADNEIDIKEAFQRAQRGHNNKAKLVASLKSRYSKLEDKTLFHEEFVHYMKYAMIVYKREPAVENVIEFVARFATSFQSAPKAEEEEQEEEEDVDVEDDHPFLSFIFNFLLESHKANSHAVRFRVCQLINKLLGSMAENAQIDDDLFDRIHQAMLVRVTDKFPNVRIQAALAMTRLQQPKDPDCPTINAYMLILENDANAEVRRAVLSCIAMSPRTLPRVLKRTRDIKENVRKLAYQVLADKVHIKALSIAQRVSLLQQGLRDTSEAVRDVVISRLLPSWLLRLDGNIIELLHRLDVENCAETALNTLKAIFKGTPDEELLQNRVQLDNRKLIPLDSLTCESVLYWRALCEFIKAKGNDGDEMLEQVMSDAATYADYLYGYLKSVPVLSEEQRADFNQLELVMTKEFISQQLIHLIGCLDTNEEGGRKRVLAVLQEMLASPQTPSSLVSLLTEKLLNLIPDDNRCIQTVAEIISDVREPIMEASVPVDENESRRQQVQLAEVKVRIMEAKQTLEDCITAQDFSRAAELKDSITELENRRNNIIKEIAESNQPADKDVRTEKNDPETLLRCLTMCAELLKQMNIKTRIGPTLGALMSSLILPSIASAHPAVRNTAVVCLGTCTLHSKELAKTHMVLLLQIAQLDEIKIRISALRAIVDLLLLFGFQLLSDTATPQMAPSSQSPDRQEEDAPVSDEKGDVPEDTAQSIIVMLSEFLDSEVSDLRTETAEGLAKLMYTGRMSSAKMFSRLVLLWYNPVTEDDTRLRHCLGVFFQLYARESRVHQEVVEESFLPTVRTLMNAPATSPLAEVDINNVVELLVELTCPSALIKPPTNTEEVCVHDYLAVRMCGEMLKDPTAPEVRLYAKTLSNLELSRDETVRKDLQTLLQELVQVVKDRVCLRALEKMAYQLVDSKEQAELLSASALQPLDVNADEAATDDSSKSAKRVKRGQRKVGTPKGGRKPSRRAESSEESDGENVPEPVSVVRPSRRAKTAALEKTKLDLNTLINQEANFS